One part of the Marispirochaeta sp. genome encodes these proteins:
- a CDS encoding type I-F CRISPR-associated protein Csy1 codes for MPDPAIREYFKTRRENWINEKLKKIDDENEKQLVILQGDEKFNPNQWLPNAAIRARQIKISSHPCTFSHPSANKHKNKDDKTTAIIAKKPKKNDGYLRTGNVESDLDALGNAAVLDVYAFLNLTMEDGRNLIEHIESETIVAKELLNIPTATYENLRKGFLAMITNEEKETITSSRIKQVYFPIDSENYHLLSILSNSGIIYDLKDRINKFRFSEEHKELREMKRKNEYSENGFKEIYDTTTIGYGGANPQNISVFNTINRGRSYLLLSAPPTLTKREIRFPRKNFFFESIRYYHIREPLQKLHGIFKSGVDSVIPRRNLESGRDNRIEEILDAIILRMSVIRTVSSEQYNEETSELPYHQKIWLLEINEKKRNDQDEWLNTLCSELSNWIITAYRKTIKNPIILGSAERQYIEQLVETNKEALR; via the coding sequence ATGCCGGATCCAGCGATTAGGGAATATTTTAAGACAAGAAGAGAAAATTGGATTAACGAAAAACTCAAAAAAATAGATGATGAAAATGAAAAACAATTAGTTATTTTGCAGGGTGATGAGAAGTTTAATCCGAATCAATGGTTGCCTAATGCTGCTATAAGAGCCAGACAAATAAAAATATCATCGCATCCATGTACATTCAGTCATCCGAGTGCAAATAAACATAAAAACAAAGATGATAAAACCACTGCAATTATTGCAAAGAAACCCAAAAAAAATGATGGCTATTTAAGAACCGGTAATGTTGAATCCGATTTAGATGCATTAGGAAATGCTGCAGTTCTTGATGTTTATGCTTTTCTTAATCTAACGATGGAAGATGGAAGAAATCTTATTGAACATATCGAATCAGAAACAATTGTAGCTAAAGAATTGTTAAATATTCCAACAGCTACCTATGAGAACCTCAGGAAGGGTTTTTTAGCGATGATAACTAACGAAGAAAAAGAAACAATAACAAGTTCAAGAATAAAACAGGTTTATTTTCCAATCGATTCTGAAAATTATCATCTGTTATCAATTCTTTCAAATTCTGGCATAATATACGATCTTAAAGATAGGATTAACAAATTTCGATTTTCTGAAGAACATAAAGAATTACGTGAAATGAAAAGAAAGAATGAATACTCAGAAAATGGATTCAAGGAGATTTATGATACAACAACCATTGGGTATGGAGGTGCAAATCCGCAAAATATAAGCGTTTTTAATACTATCAATCGAGGGAGATCATATCTGTTATTATCAGCACCTCCTACCTTGACTAAACGCGAGATAAGATTTCCCAGGAAGAACTTCTTTTTTGAATCAATTCGATATTACCACATCAGGGAGCCTTTACAAAAATTGCATGGAATATTCAAGTCTGGTGTTGATTCTGTTATTCCGAGAAGAAACTTGGAAAGCGGCCGTGATAATCGTATTGAAGAAATACTCGATGCGATTATTTTAAGGATGTCCGTAATACGAACAGTTTCTTCAGAACAATACAATGAAGAAACAAGCGAGCTTCCTTATCATCAAAAGATATGGTTGCTCGAAATAAATGAAAAGAAACGAAATGATCAAGATGAATGGCTCAATACACTCTGTAGCGAGCTTTCTAACTGGATTATTACAGCATATAGAAAAACAATTAAAAACCCTATCATCCTTGGATCTGCAGAACGTCAATATATAGAACAACTCGTCGAAACGAACAAGGAGGCACTGCGATAA
- the cas3f gene encoding type I-F CRISPR-associated helicase Cas3f has protein sequence MMVTFVSECEKKALPKTRRVLDAFSNRIGERTWQTVITEEGLLAVKKLLRKTASKNTAVSCHWMRSRSRSDLLWVVGSKNKFNSQGYVPVNSTSNDTNFQDYLADWHYLPVIQALASMAALLHDWGKANIRFQKKLLKEYKGPAGDALRHEWVSCLLLKALIISTGERSDVSWLTLLKEGVIDERALSKKYLGQLKKLKRPLEDLPPIAKLIVYLILSHHKMPLIKYDKNNGGYSEYIGAPAESFDELFKYVTEEWGYMNESAIDSLNDCLSFHDEALQASSEWIKCLKRWAQKLIDQEQTLLESIENGSIRLLLFHARLSLMLGDHYYSSLNSKDSGSWKKSVSLIANTNKDGTPKQMLDQHLMGVYEQAKRTAQRLPIFERDLPVTDNTAALKHNSPGKYRWQDKAARNVSEWTASHQEKKHGFFAVNMASTGSGKTFANAKVMLALSPNNQDLRYILALGLRTLTLQTGSEYREKIFQNSDGSDLGVLIGSKAISELYEQKSENKETEDKITEKGSESNQPLLEDEDIFYDGIFPEDGLDTVLPDKKSKKLLYAPILACTIDHIMGATETTRGGRYILPALRLMSSDLVIDEVDDFTGSDAIAIGRLVHLAGMLGRKVMISSATIPPSLAEGYFNCYKEGWSLYTKTRDAVPFIGCAWIDEYNTQLDDIDIREHEFSVSQYRQSHTAFVEKRIKGLSKETPKRKATIIDFPGAMAITRSEEQTKKTEYFSTIANTAIQLHQDNKYADTKSGIHVSFGVIRTANIGPCIELTKYLLQYTCPSDIEFRVMAYHSQQVLLLRHEQEKHLDEVLKRKEKPGKKPHALKNEVIRNHLDTLSKSTEKKTDVLFILVATPVEEVGRDHDFDWAIIEPSSYRSIVQLAGRVRRHRDEETKVNNIAILQYNWKTIKNGDKDSVCYFTRPGYEFKGNIQVNGRERPAICKLHDLKQLVNEDIIQKRLDAIPRITNDPPIGFGLAKLEHAVTAHWLIRYDKKGPDSLQGYLSSFWYLTALPQAMNRFRQGSANIRLFRCFDKNDTTFFTVKDENGKAVYTASGDLSNQNEIYRIHETEISCEVQSRLWFYGDYHTLLSEQSEVRELSLTSAALRFGELVIQETYENQEIEYMYNDQLGLYRKQEELYAGSSD, from the coding sequence ATGATGGTAACCTTCGTTTCTGAATGCGAGAAAAAAGCACTACCAAAGACCAGACGTGTATTGGATGCCTTTTCGAACAGGATAGGTGAGCGTACATGGCAGACTGTAATAACTGAAGAAGGACTCTTGGCAGTAAAGAAACTCCTGCGCAAAACTGCATCAAAAAACACTGCGGTTTCCTGTCACTGGATGAGGAGCAGAAGCCGTAGTGATCTGCTCTGGGTTGTGGGAAGCAAAAATAAATTTAATAGCCAAGGGTATGTGCCAGTGAATAGTACGAGTAATGATACCAATTTTCAGGATTATTTGGCAGATTGGCATTACCTGCCGGTAATTCAAGCCCTCGCTTCCATGGCGGCATTGCTGCACGACTGGGGAAAAGCAAATATAAGATTCCAGAAAAAGTTATTAAAGGAATATAAAGGACCGGCAGGAGACGCGTTGCGTCATGAATGGGTTTCATGTTTGTTATTAAAGGCATTGATTATCAGTACCGGAGAAAGGTCGGATGTTTCCTGGCTTACATTATTGAAAGAGGGCGTGATAGATGAGAGAGCATTGTCCAAAAAATATCTGGGACAACTTAAAAAGCTTAAAAGGCCCCTTGAAGACTTGCCTCCAATAGCAAAATTAATCGTTTATTTGATACTCAGTCACCATAAAATGCCGCTTATAAAATATGATAAAAACAACGGTGGATACAGTGAGTACATCGGAGCTCCCGCGGAATCATTTGATGAACTGTTCAAATATGTAACTGAAGAATGGGGCTACATGAATGAATCTGCTATAGATAGTCTCAATGACTGTCTTAGTTTTCATGACGAAGCTCTACAGGCATCATCAGAGTGGATAAAATGTCTGAAACGATGGGCACAAAAGTTAATTGATCAAGAACAAACACTTCTTGAATCAATTGAAAACGGCAGTATTCGTTTGCTTCTTTTTCACGCACGTCTTTCACTTATGCTTGGTGATCATTATTACTCTTCATTGAACAGTAAGGATTCAGGCTCCTGGAAAAAATCAGTATCGTTAATTGCAAACACGAACAAGGATGGAACGCCGAAACAAATGCTCGATCAGCACTTGATGGGTGTATATGAACAGGCGAAAAGAACAGCACAACGTCTACCAATATTTGAACGGGACTTGCCAGTGACCGATAATACTGCAGCCCTTAAACACAATAGCCCAGGTAAGTATCGCTGGCAGGACAAGGCCGCAAGAAATGTATCGGAGTGGACAGCTTCGCATCAAGAAAAAAAACATGGATTTTTTGCGGTGAACATGGCTAGTACCGGAAGCGGCAAAACTTTTGCCAATGCTAAAGTCATGCTTGCCCTCTCTCCTAATAATCAGGACCTCCGTTATATACTCGCGCTTGGTTTACGTACCTTAACCCTACAAACAGGATCGGAGTATCGGGAAAAGATATTTCAGAATAGCGATGGTAGTGATTTGGGCGTTTTGATCGGATCAAAAGCAATAAGCGAGCTCTACGAACAAAAATCAGAAAACAAAGAAACAGAAGATAAAATTACGGAAAAGGGGTCTGAATCAAATCAACCCCTTCTTGAAGATGAAGACATTTTTTACGATGGCATTTTCCCGGAAGATGGGCTTGATACCGTTTTGCCTGACAAAAAAAGCAAAAAGCTTTTATATGCTCCGATACTGGCATGTACTATCGATCACATTATGGGGGCCACAGAAACGACCCGTGGCGGTCGCTATATACTTCCTGCATTACGGCTTATGTCATCTGATTTGGTAATTGACGAGGTTGATGATTTTACCGGTTCGGATGCAATTGCTATAGGCCGTCTTGTTCATCTGGCCGGAATGCTTGGAAGAAAGGTAATGATATCATCAGCGACCATACCACCGTCTCTTGCAGAAGGATACTTCAATTGTTACAAGGAGGGCTGGAGTCTATATACTAAAACAAGGGATGCTGTCCCTTTTATTGGATGTGCATGGATTGATGAATATAACACACAGCTTGATGATATTGATATCCGGGAACATGAATTTTCTGTTTCGCAATATAGGCAAAGTCATACTGCATTTGTTGAAAAAAGGATCAAGGGATTATCCAAAGAAACTCCCAAGAGAAAAGCTACAATCATTGATTTTCCCGGAGCAATGGCAATCACGCGATCTGAGGAACAGACGAAGAAGACTGAGTATTTTTCTACCATTGCTAATACAGCTATTCAATTACATCAGGATAATAAATATGCAGATACAAAAAGCGGCATACATGTATCCTTTGGCGTAATCAGAACGGCGAATATTGGCCCTTGTATTGAGTTAACAAAATATCTTCTGCAGTATACGTGCCCTTCGGATATTGAATTTCGTGTGATGGCATATCATAGTCAACAGGTTCTCTTGTTACGGCATGAGCAGGAAAAGCATCTGGATGAAGTTCTAAAAAGAAAAGAAAAACCGGGTAAAAAACCGCATGCATTAAAAAACGAGGTAATCCGCAATCATCTCGATACGCTTAGTAAAAGTACTGAAAAAAAAACAGATGTACTGTTCATACTTGTTGCTACGCCCGTTGAAGAAGTTGGTCGAGACCATGATTTTGATTGGGCAATCATTGAACCTTCTTCATACCGATCCATTGTTCAGCTTGCCGGTCGTGTGCGACGCCATAGAGATGAAGAAACGAAGGTAAATAATATTGCCATCTTGCAGTACAACTGGAAGACTATAAAAAATGGAGATAAAGATTCAGTATGTTACTTTACTCGGCCTGGATATGAATTTAAAGGTAACATTCAAGTTAATGGAAGAGAGAGACCTGCCATTTGTAAGCTACACGATTTAAAACAACTAGTAAATGAAGATATTATTCAAAAACGACTTGATGCCATTCCTCGTATAACTAATGACCCTCCGATAGGGTTTGGTTTGGCCAAACTTGAACATGCAGTAACTGCTCACTGGCTTATCCGTTACGATAAAAAAGGGCCGGACAGTCTCCAGGGATACTTATCGAGCTTTTGGTACTTAACAGCACTACCGCAGGCCATGAACCGTTTCAGGCAAGGATCTGCTAACATCCGTTTGTTTCGTTGTTTTGATAAAAACGATACTACCTTTTTTACTGTTAAGGATGAAAATGGCAAGGCAGTATACACAGCAAGTGGCGATCTTTCGAATCAAAATGAAATATACAGAATACATGAAACAGAAATAAGTTGTGAGGTACAATCAAGACTCTGGTTCTACGGTGATTATCATACACTCTTATCTGAACAGTCTGAAGTAAGAGAACTATCGCTGACCAGTGCAGCATTGCGATTTGGAGAACTCGTAATCCAGGAGACGTATGAAAATCAGGAGATTGAATATATGTATAACGACCAACTAGGTCTATATAGAAAACAGGAGGAACTATATGCCGGATCCAGCGATTAG
- the cas1f gene encoding type I-F CRISPR-associated endonuclease Cas1f yields the protein MEYLTDLKAILHSKRANIFYLEKCRIMQKDGRVLYLTNERKEKQYWNIPIANTTVILLGTGTSITQAAVRMLASAGVLIGFSGDGGTPLLAANEIEWLSPQSEYRPTEYVQQWLSFWFKDDRRLSIAKYFQISRLNFLQKIWCNDRDLQNEGFDSNESDIRTIIDASRDFFNKCRSVTDLLLFEAKTTKQLYKIAARRTATEDFTRDSSATDKANVFLNHGNYLAYGLSACTLWVLGIPHGFAVMHGKTRRGALVFDVADLVKDAVILPWAFICAKERMADQEFRQQCLLNFTKHKVLDFMFDTVKEACRLGAQS from the coding sequence ATGGAATATTTAACAGATTTAAAAGCCATCCTTCACTCAAAACGGGCTAATATTTTCTATCTCGAGAAATGCAGAATAATGCAAAAAGACGGGCGTGTACTGTATTTGACCAATGAAAGAAAAGAAAAACAGTACTGGAATATCCCGATTGCTAACACAACAGTAATCTTACTTGGAACAGGGACTTCCATTACACAAGCAGCAGTCAGAATGCTCGCTTCCGCAGGCGTTCTAATTGGTTTTTCCGGTGACGGAGGAACACCTTTGCTTGCTGCAAATGAAATCGAATGGTTGTCCCCTCAAAGTGAATACCGACCAACAGAGTATGTACAGCAATGGCTGTCCTTCTGGTTTAAAGATGATAGAAGACTTTCAATCGCGAAATATTTCCAAATATCACGTCTCAATTTCTTGCAAAAAATATGGTGCAATGACAGGGACCTGCAAAACGAAGGATTTGACAGCAATGAATCAGATATTAGAACCATTATAGATGCTTCGCGTGATTTCTTTAATAAGTGCCGATCCGTAACGGATCTACTTTTATTCGAAGCAAAAACCACAAAACAGTTATATAAAATTGCCGCGAGAAGAACCGCTACAGAAGACTTTACCAGAGACTCAAGCGCAACAGATAAGGCAAATGTATTTTTGAACCACGGGAACTATCTTGCCTATGGACTATCAGCCTGTACACTCTGGGTTCTCGGGATTCCACATGGGTTTGCGGTTATGCATGGCAAGACCAGACGTGGTGCGCTTGTTTTTGATGTCGCCGATCTGGTAAAGGATGCAGTTATCCTGCCCTGGGCGTTTATTTGTGCAAAAGAACGGATGGCTGACCAGGAATTTCGTCAACAATGCCTTTTGAATTTTACCAAACACAAGGTCCTGGATTTCATGTTTGACACGGTTAAGGAAGCTTGCCGTCTTGGAGCGCAGTCATGA
- a CDS encoding WYL domain-containing protein — MSRSERFIQIEQLLLDHPEGLFQIELARRLGVHKSTICRDVAILTSMLPLMEDSGGRILLNKSGYLHTLRLTMHELEALHLSARLYCKVMKFPFPHASAALRKLAEAQGKVSPALATRIRDTAEELDWFVSGNSKKYSAYRKIIEDLGIAISEKRPVVISHFSRGKQIFQQFRLFPVTLEPHPEGKAVHLIGWDIDTEPPFFRTIKSERIESIMLESPAPGIFSSIPMDLLRERLREAWNIWTSDDEPVTVRLRFSADVAYRVAETQWHASQSLENLPDGRLIWTGRIAEPKEMYPWIRGWGPDVEVLEPEWLRGQHREDFLRGVKLYDT, encoded by the coding sequence GAAAGGTTTATACAGATTGAACAGCTCCTCCTTGATCATCCTGAAGGCTTGTTTCAGATAGAGCTGGCCCGGCGCCTGGGGGTTCACAAATCAACCATTTGCCGGGATGTGGCGATACTGACCTCAATGCTTCCCCTGATGGAGGATTCCGGCGGACGTATTCTCCTGAATAAAAGCGGATACCTGCATACCCTGCGGCTTACGATGCATGAACTTGAAGCATTGCATCTTTCGGCACGGCTTTATTGCAAGGTTATGAAGTTTCCTTTTCCCCATGCATCGGCGGCACTCCGTAAACTGGCGGAGGCCCAGGGAAAGGTCAGTCCGGCTCTTGCCACCCGGATTCGGGATACCGCGGAGGAACTCGACTGGTTTGTATCCGGAAACTCAAAAAAATATTCCGCCTACCGGAAAATCATCGAAGATCTCGGTATTGCCATCTCGGAAAAACGCCCGGTGGTAATCAGCCACTTTTCCCGGGGAAAACAGATATTCCAGCAATTCCGGCTTTTCCCCGTAACCCTTGAACCACATCCGGAGGGGAAAGCGGTTCACCTGATCGGCTGGGATATTGATACTGAACCACCTTTTTTCAGAACTATTAAAAGTGAGAGAATCGAATCAATTATGCTTGAGTCCCCTGCCCCAGGGATCTTTTCCAGTATTCCTATGGACCTTTTACGCGAACGCCTGCGGGAGGCCTGGAACATCTGGACCTCCGACGACGAACCGGTGACGGTCAGGCTCCGCTTTTCCGCGGATGTAGCCTACCGGGTGGCCGAAACCCAGTGGCACGCCAGTCAGAGTCTTGAAAACCTGCCCGACGGCCGCCTGATCTGGACCGGCCGGATAGCCGAACCAAAAGAAATGTACCCCTGGATCCGCGGCTGGGGCCCGGATGTGGAGGTGCTGGAGCCGGAATGGCTGAGGGGGCAGCACAGGGAGGATTTTTTGCGGGGGGTAAAATTATACGATACTTGA